GGAATAACTGTGCTTATCTCTCAGGCTCTGGGGCTAAAAAGGGCCTTTGAGCTAATCTGATCCTCTAAGAATAGCTCTGTGTTCTCTTTTGGTGCAGGTGCCAAGCAGAGAAATTGATAAGGCAGAGGGAAAGTTTTGGACTCACTGGAACAGAGAAACCAAACAGGTAACTGAGGTTTTGTAATGTCTATCCTTAAGGGTTAAGGAGAGCAGAGCGACTTGAGACAGTGACATCtgttctgtcctgctgcctctgatGTTCAAATCTCCATTCCCTCAATGCACCTGTGCAGTGAGAGCTCCTGACAGAGCCTCCTGTGTGGGATCTTTGAGAGGATTAAatttcaggcagcagcagcaggatggggcaTAAATATCCAGTGagaaggaggctcagaggggaccttCTTGCTcttacaactccctgacaggagggtgcagccaggtggaggtcaagctctgctcccagataaaaggagaaaggaccagaggaaatggcctcaaggtgtgccaggggaggtttagattggatgttgGGAAAATTCCTTCGCTGAAAGCATTGTCAGGCGTTGGagggggctgcccagggcagtggtggagtccccatccctggaagtgttcaaaaacaagtggatgtggcacttggggacatgtTGTTCTGGGCTGATGGTCaaacttgatgatcttagggttagggttaggtttgGCTTTTCCCACCctaatgattccatgataaaTGTGCAGCACCACGTCCTCCCCATGGCTCCATGTTCCCTGCACACACCTGGCCTGGCCTGGTGCTCCCCTGTGTCCTGTGTGAGCAGGGGACAGTGCCTGGGGGGGTTCCCACCCCCTGACAGGAACCTCAGTGCTCAGAGCCCAGAGGAGTTAAAATTTGGGCAAGACTGGCACCAGTCATGgatgctgccagggcagggacatctGAGGGGAACAGGAGGGGCCTGAGCTGTGCCCtgaggcagagagcagctcctgtgtgctggcagagctgtcaccgggctgctgggcactgcccaggctccccagggaatgggcccggccccgaggctgccagagctgcaggagcgtttggacagcgctctcagggatgcccaggctggggttgttggggtgtctgtgcagggccaggggctgcactgatgatccctgagggtcccttccagctcaggatactCCAGGATTCTGTGAATCTCTGATTAAttgttcccttttctctgctttcctcccaTTCCCAGTTCTTCCTTCAATTCCACTTCAAGATGGAGAAGCCCCCGGCCCCCCCAAACCTCCCCCCGGGGCCCCCGACCGTCAAGCggccgccgccccctcccctgATGAACGGGCTGCCCCCGCGGCCCCCCCTGCCCGACTCCatgccccctcctccccctgggGGCATGGCCCTGCCCCCCATGCCCCCCTCTGGACCAGTGCCGCCCCCGCCAGtgcccccccagctgcccccagcacccGGGGtgccccctcctgctcccctgccccCCATGATGCGGCCGCCGCTCCCACGGAGGGGCCGGGCACcatcccccctccccctccctccaaCTGAAGCCCCTCCTGGGCTCCATCCCATGGGATTTGTGTCTTTTTAACTGcagctccccccccccccccgccccgatTCAGGGAACAGTTCCTTTTTGTATGTCTGGAAATGGGACTGAATTCTGTAGGTTCATTAAAAGGTTTTCGATTTTCGTTTCCCTCTGGTTTCCTGTGCTGCCGTGGGTTCTCTTTCCTTACCCCTTAGAAACAGGAGACATTCCCAGGCTGGTTAGGTTTTGGAAATTCTCCAAAGAGAAGGATTGGGAATCGCAAGGCACCCCCCATCCTGACTGGATATCTCCATCAGCTGTCTTGGCCTGAGGTATCCCCCTCAGGCTGCCTGAGGAGTGTCCCATTAATTACCCCCCATTAATCACTTTTGATTCAACCAAACCCCTTCATCTCTGTTCATTCACTGAGCAGGGACATGGAAAGGCTCCTGTTACTGATACTAAATCTTAGTTTATTATTATAATTCATTAAGTGTCTGTACCATGGTGTAGCACCTGCTGTCACGTGATTTTGTGTCCTCCTcccactgccagctctgtttGGGCAAGTTTTTAGTTCTCTGTGGGTTTATTTATCCTGAATGTTTCCTTCCAACCATCACTTGGTTcccataaaaaaaaagcagcagcagttctgccatTTCTCTGGTCTTTCCCAGCTTCCTGTCCCTGAACTGGAGGGTCAGTGGGGGATCCTGGGGGGCTCAGTGGGTGAGGGCATGGCCAGGCCTGGGGTTCCTGACCAGTCCTGGTTGGTTGAGGGGCCACAGGAACCCTGCAGCTGCACCCCCTTGATGGGGGAATCAAAGccttcatctctgctgctgggctgagAGGGTCCCAGtcagtcacagaatcccagaattccagaatggtttggttgggACAGACTTTACAGAATatcagtgccacccctgccatgggcagggacacctcccactgtcccaggctgctccaagccccaatgtccagcctggccttgggcactgccagggatccaggggcagccccagctgctctgggcaccctgggccagggcctgcccaccctcccagggaacaattcctgcccaagatcccatccagccctgccctctggcactgggaagccattccctggctcctggccctccatgccttgtccccagtccctctgcagctctcctggagcccctttaggccctgcaaggggctcggagctctccctggagccttctcctctccaggtgagcacccgcagctctcccagcctggctccagagcagaggggctccagccctgcagcagctccgtgACCTTTGTCAGCTCCTGTAGAAGTGACGTCAGACTCTCCAGCCCTCGCTGTGTGTCCATGTCCTGCTCCAGTTTGGGTGCTCCATCTGTTCCTGGCAATCCTGAGCTCCAGACTGCAAAGACTTGGGAAGAGAAGGATCTTCCCTTCCGGAGAAGGGTCTGGAACTTTTTTGTCGGGACATCTCCCCATGCCAAAAAAAAGTGATCCCTTGGGTGGGGGGCAGGTTTCCAGGATGGAAAGGTGGCACTGGCAATTCCAGCTGTTCCAGTGAGTCCTGGCACCTCATGGAGGGAAAAGTCCTTAGAACAGGTGTGTGTGACACTTTCTAAGGGAGGTCCTGAGTGTTCCAAGtcctcaggctgctgctgccccccGTGATTCTCATTCCCAGGATGAAGCCCTTTTCCAGGGCAGCCTGTCTGAGCTTCAGGGTGTGAGGGGAAGGttttccagccaggacagggaatGCTTTCCATACATTCACTTATTTCAGCCCGTTATCTGCCCCtgtccccctcctcctgctctggctcGCTCTCCCCTCCCGGTGTTTCAGTGCTGGTGGGGTTGTACGTGCCAGTCCCTATGAAGATCCCATTCCAGACACTCATCCTCCTTTAGAAAACATCCAGAGTCAAGGCCGTGCATCCCTACAAGCGAGCGCAACAGCTTCGATTTTTGCACGTTTCCAAAATGAGCTGCAGACccaaaaatagaacaaaaaaagtttctttgCCACCTCCCTCACGCCTCTGCAGCGCGacagccccggggctgctcAGGGGAGGTTGTTGTGCCTTGGCCACTCAAGGCCAGCCGCGGTTAAAAGGGAGACGCCGTCCTCCCTCTTCCTGCCGAGGGCTTGGGATgcgggagctgctccagggaagagctgaggtGGGACCATGAGCGCTCTCAGggggctcctgctgtgcctggtgctgctgctcccctctgcagctctgcccaggaaagGGGAGCGGGATTCCCCGACGGAGCTGAGCCTGCTGGAAGAGCCGGGGCTGGAAGCAGAGGGGAGAAAGGTGGGAAATGGAAGTTTACAGGAGACACCCAGGTCCAGGAGGGCTGCTGCCACTCGCCTCTTCTCTAAGCCCGAGCCGGGAGCCAAATGCCTGCAGGGAATGGCTGAGGAGGGCGGCCCGGGCTGGTCCCGCTCCAGCCCGCAGCCCTGGCCCCTCGGGGGGCTGGAAGGGCCCGTGTGCAGGGTGAGGATGGAGCAGGACGGGGCCACCCCGAGGCACCTGGAGGTGGTGGGTGTGCTCAGCCACTACGAGAGCGGCTTCATCAAACTGCTGAGGCGCCGCCGGAGCTGGGACGGGAACTTCCCGGGGACCTTTGGGCTGTGCCGGGCCGGGGAGGCGGGGGCTGCTCCCCATCCTCTGCAGAGGATCCACGAGCACGTGCTGGAGCCGGGGCTGGAGAGATTCCTCGTCCTGCACCTGGAGGAAGGTTGGTGGGAGAGCCCTGCAGGCTCCGAggtggagcagggcagggaggggaggatgCGGGGCTCGGGGTGGGGGTTGCTGTTTGCTGGTCCCGAGTCAGGGATTTAAACACAGAATTCAATTTGGGGGGTTGGGTTCCCTTTAAAATCAGCGAAGTGATGGAGTGAAATGTTTCTGGGCACGTTTTTAAGGAGGTTTAGCGGTGAGGATGGCAGTGTGCCTCTGCCATCTGTCCCTGCCTCGGACCAACTCCCAGGTGCCACATTCCAGCAGGGaatgcacagggtgggattgttggggtgtcagtgcagggccaggggtgggactggtGATtcctgagggtcccttccagctcggGATATTCCATGGTTCTTGGTGGCATCTGCTCCGCTCTCATGAGCGTTTCTCACTTTCTCCCTGAACACCGAGGGTTTGGATCCCATCCCAGCTCcgggaagagaggagagggtCAGACCCAGCTGCTCCCGCTGTGCCCTGAGCCCGGCACCTGCTGGTCTCCCActctgggggctgtggggcagcccGGGCTCCTGGGCTCCTCCTGTAGCTTCAGCCTTATGGGAAAACCTCAACACACATTCCCCTGTCCCATCCCGGGGTGAGGGTCAtgattgtttctttcttcctgaaatcttcctcttctcctgggATTTGGATTTTCAGCCGAACTCGCCAGTGCCGGGCAGGGGGGAAGTGGCTCTTTCCTCGGGCAGTGGCCACAATGTCCCCGAGCCCCCTGGAGAACAGATTTCCATGGGATCTGTCCATGGGAATTTGGCAGCTCTGGGgggaggcagctgcctgctcgCGGGGCGCAGGGTTTGTCCCGCTCTCCATCTGCCTGGAGCCGGGGACGGGATTTGCTGTGTCCCTTCTCCCTGTCGGCTCCTGTCCCGGGTGCTCTGGTCCCTGCATGGGGGCAGTGCTCGGTCTGAAGCCCCTTCCTCACCCCCCCGGGGCCCCGCGGCGCCGGGGGGGATTCACGGCCGTGTCTCCCCCGTTCCAGTGCAGTGGGGAGCGCAGGCGAAGCTGCGGTTCCAGCTGGTTTTCCAGGCGGAGGTGGGCCGGGcgctgggagagctgcaggcgGCCGTGATGCTCTTCTACCTGGGCCACCGGGAGGGCTCCGGGCACCCGCACGAGCTGCTGGTCACCGGCCCGGGGCTGGCGAGGGACCAGGTGGGTCCGGGCGTCCGgccctggctgggagcaggggggtgggaggggtgtcccagctctgctgcccagtgcCTTTGTCATCCCCTCCCAGTGTATTCAACAACCCTTCCCAGTCCCTTTGCTATCCCCTCCCAGTTCATTCATGGTTCCCCCCGGTCCCTTTGATATCCCCTCCCAGTTCATTCATCGTTCCCCGCAGTCCCTTTGCTATCCCCTCCCAATCCATTCACaatcccctcccagcccctttatcaccccctccagccccttcGCCAGCCCCTCCCAGTCCCTTTGCCATCCCCTCCCGGCATCTCCGCCCCGTCTCCCGCTCTCGCCGTGCCTGAAGATGGAGCTCTtaccctgtccccagctcccgCAGGGCCGGAGGGGCTGCCCGGGGTACCCAGCCCGGTCTGGGGGTCCTGATCCCTCCCCCCTGCGCCCCCGGGGGTTCACTGGGTTCCCTGCACCCCGCGGCCCccggagcagctctggggctgggggcgAAGCTCCCAGTGGTCCCCACCCTCCACGTCGCTGCTCCCTGGGCCACCGCGGGCTGGGTGACGCGGAGCCCCGCAGGGACCACAGCGGGGGCTCGCGTTAGTGTGTCCCCTGTGATGTGTCACCCACGGCCTCGGGGCTTCTGTGCCTTCTGCCTCGGTGCAGAGGCTCTGTCTGTCCAGGGACACGCAGTACCTGGCCCTGGCAGCCGCCGCAGCCTCAGTCACCCGCAGCGCGGAGCGGCTCCGCTTCTCGGCTTCGCTGGCCATCCACGGCGGCGCGGGAGGTAGGGACGGGGGGCACCCTGGGCACAGCGGCATCTCTGCCGTCGTGTCCTCACTTGGGCATTTGGGGTCCTCTCGGGCCCACGAGGGGCGCTGGGGACGTGCAGGAGACTCCAGACCAACTCCCCTCTCGTCGCCCCAGCAGGTGCCCCCCTGCCCCGCACGgaggtgcagcagctcctgttcGGCTCCGATGACAAATGTTTCACCCGGATGACcccggtgctgctgctgctggccaagtcacggcggcaggaggaggaagaggaggaagaggaggcttTGGCTCCATCCTCCTACCTCTCTGCTGAGGGGGTGCTGGACACGGCTCCGTACCCACAGCTCAGGTCCGTGGCCGTCGCTGCAGGCACGGGAGAACACAGGGGTGGGAGATGAGGTGGgacaggggcagccccagctgtgggACCATGGGTGGCTGTGGGGCACGGCCTGGTGGGACCCCCGGGGCACACGGGGTGACTCTCCGTGTGTTCTCCTTGCAGCCCACTCCAGGCTGGGACCGAGGAGCTGCCGACCCCCACTGTCCCGAGTCAAGCCAACACTTCGTCCCCAGCGCCCGGTGGCAGCGCCCAGTTCCTGGCAATCCTGACCCGGTTCAGCCGGCAGCTCCTGAGCTCCTCCAGCGAGCCGCCCCCCCAGCCCAGCGCCCACCACTGGCTGGACTTCCAGGCGATGGAGACCCTCCCTCACCAGCTGCTCAACCTGTCGGAGGAGGCGGCGCTGGAGCGGCTGGTGCAGTCTGAGGAGCCCTCGGTGCTGCTGTTCCCCCAGGACAGCGGGGccgtgctggagcagcacctggggGACTGGCAGCCGGAGGGCAccgtgctgcagctgctgataGGCAAACTGCAGGTGGTCATCCAGGAGCTCAGGGACGTCCCGGCTTTCCAAGCCAACGCGGCGCTTTTCCAGCACCTCCTGACCTTCTGCTACTACCCAGCAGAGCCGGGGCAGGCCGAGGCTGCCGAGCGGGGCCCGGGCTCTCGGAAGCTGCgcacgctgctgctgctgaaggcgCTGCAGTCGGTGCGGGCGCGCTGGCAGGAGCGCAGGAAGGTGCAGCGGCAGAACCGCAGCGCGCGGCACCAGGCGTACTGCCGGCTGCAGGAGCTCACCATCGACCTGCGCGACCGCCACTTCATCGTCATGCCCACCGCGTACGCGGCCAACAACTGCGAGGGGCCCTGCCGGCTGCCGCTCTCCACGCGCGTCCCCAGCTACTTCTCGCAcacggtgctgctgctgggcatgCAGGAGCGGGGCTCGCCGCTGCGCAGGGCTCCCTGCTGCGTGCCCGTGCGCTACTCGGACCAGCTCATCATCAGCCTCTCCTCGGACGGGCTGGAGATCCGCAAGTTCCCCAACATGGTGGCAGAGGAGTGCGGCTGCCGGTGAGGCTCCCGCCGGCCTCCCCGCCCGCCCCACCCCGGCCCCTCTCCCGGTTTGCCCTCCCGGCTCGGGATCTGGTGCTTCTGGCCGAGACGGGAGCGTGTCCTTTCCCCACGCTTTGGCTCGTTAGCGTCGCTCTGGTTCTGGGTtcatccctgcctgtccctgggggctgctccGCGTTCCACTGGGGATGGCCCCGCTCCCGCTGCTGAGGGTGCCTGAGGCGGCTGCGGGCTCTGGCTCCGCGGGGCATTTTGGGCTGGACACGGGCACGGTGGGGCCGTGGGGGGAGGGCAAAGGTTGGCAGGTCCAGGCAGGACTGTTCCTATTtatccctccctctctgctcctgtagtggctgggaagggcaggTGCTGCTTCCTCCAAGCCTTGCAGCATCCTCTGGCCGTTTCCCAGCCCACGGCCCGTCAGGGGACCCCTCTGGCCACACGGCTCCACCTgtgacagcagagccagagGCCAAATCCTCTCGCCGAGACCAACCTTGCCCTGGGGACACGTCTCTGTGTGAGCCGGGGCCGTGAGGAGCCGCTGGCCGTGGCTTGGGGCTCCCGGCCAGGTCACATCTGCGTCACCCCGCGCTGACCCCGCTGCCGGGGCgaggggagaggggcagggagcGATCCCGTTacagctcctgggctgctcGCACCATTAATGGGAGCGGGAGCACACGGCTGCCAGAGCACCTGCTCCGCGTCCCCGCCGGCGTCAGCACGGGCCCGCCTGCCCCGGATCATCTtccagctgagcccagccctcAGCCCGGGATCCGAACCCTCgggaagcagctcctgggcttgTCCTGGCTACATCTCCTTGGGTTTTGCAGTGTCCCCACGGGGAGGCACGGCCGGAGGTTGGTACTCACCAGTCCCATCTCACAGCCCTCAGGATTAACCCTGAGCCCCTTGGGTTCGGGGGGCATGGAAAACACGCACACACAACACCAGGGACAAAACACATAACCAAGGACAA
The sequence above is a segment of the Corvus cornix cornix isolate S_Up_H32 chromosome 28, ASM73873v5, whole genome shotgun sequence genome. Coding sequences within it:
- the AMH gene encoding muellerian-inhibiting factor isoform X2; its protein translation is MSALRGLLLCLVLLLPSAALPRKGERDSPTELSLLEEPGLEAEGRKVGNGSLQETPRSRRAAATRLFSKPEPGAKCLQGMAEEGGPGWSRSSPQPWPLGGLEGPVCRVRMEQDGATPRHLEVVGVLSHYESGFIKLLRRRRSWDGNFPGTFGLCRAGEAGAAPHPLQRIHEHVLEPGLERFLVLHLEEVQWGAQAKLRFQLVFQAEVGRALGELQAAVMLFYLGHREGSGHPHELLVTGPGLARDQRLCLSRDTQYLALAAAAASVTRSAERLRFSASLAIHGGAGGAPLPRTEVQQLLFGSDDKCFTRMTPVLLLLAKSRRQEEEEEEEEALAPSSYLSAEGVLDTAPYPQLSPLQAGTEELPTPTVPSQANTSSPAPGGSAQFLAILTRFSRQLLSSSSEPPPQPSAHHWLDFQAMETLPHQLLNLSEEAALERLVQSEEPSVLLFPQDSGAVLEQHLGDWQPEGTVLQLLIGKLQVVIQELRDVPAFQANAALFQHLLTFCYYPAEPGQAEAAERGPGSRKLRTLLLLKALQSVRARWQERRKVQRQNRSARHQAYCRLQELTIDLRDRHFIVMPTAYAANNCEGPCRLPLSTRVPSYFSHTVLLLGMQERGSPLRRAPCCVPVRYSDQLIISLSSDGLEIRKFPNMVAEECGCR
- the AMH gene encoding muellerian-inhibiting factor isoform X1, which produces MSALRGLLLCLVLLLPSAALPRKGERDSPTELSLLEEPGLEAEGRKVGNGSLQETPRSRRAAATRLFSKPEPGAKCLQGMAEEGGPGWSRSSPQPWPLGGLEGPVCRVRMEQDGATPRHLEVVGVLSHYESGFIKLLRRRRSWDGNFPGTFGLCRAGEAGAAPHPLQRIHEHVLEPGLERFLVLHLEEVQWGAQAKLRFQLVFQAEVGRALGELQAAVMLFYLGHREGSGHPHELLVTGPGLARDQRLCLSRDTQYLALAAAAASVTRSAERLRFSASLAIHGGAGAGAPLPRTEVQQLLFGSDDKCFTRMTPVLLLLAKSRRQEEEEEEEEALAPSSYLSAEGVLDTAPYPQLSPLQAGTEELPTPTVPSQANTSSPAPGGSAQFLAILTRFSRQLLSSSSEPPPQPSAHHWLDFQAMETLPHQLLNLSEEAALERLVQSEEPSVLLFPQDSGAVLEQHLGDWQPEGTVLQLLIGKLQVVIQELRDVPAFQANAALFQHLLTFCYYPAEPGQAEAAERGPGSRKLRTLLLLKALQSVRARWQERRKVQRQNRSARHQAYCRLQELTIDLRDRHFIVMPTAYAANNCEGPCRLPLSTRVPSYFSHTVLLLGMQERGSPLRRAPCCVPVRYSDQLIISLSSDGLEIRKFPNMVAEECGCR